The Halorhodospira halophila SL1 genomic sequence GGCAGAGACATCCGGCCGCCGCAAGCACGTCCGCTCAGGCCGTCCGCGCAAGCCGAAGACCCAGGCATCTGGTGCGCAGAATGCCACGGCGCCTGACTCGGATGGCGCTTCGGTCAATGCGGAAGATGCGGAGAGGGCCGAGTAAGACCGGCTGGTAGAAGAGAAGCCCTGCGGGCGGCACCTCGCCGCCCGCAGGAGCGGTTCAGCGCTGCTGGCGCTGACGGACCTCGGCGATCAGTCCATCGGCAGCTTCCTGGATCAGGTCGAGGACGTGCTCAAAACCCCGCTCGCCACCGTAGTAAGGATCCGGCACCTCCCGTTCACTGCGGTCGCGCGCGTAATCGAGGAATAGCCCGATCTTGTGGGCATGCTTCGGCGGGCAGTCGGCCTGCAGGATGCCCAGATTGGCCTCATCCATCGCCAGGATCAGATCGTAGGCCTCGAAATCGTGACGCTCCACCTGCCGGGCGCGCAGATCGCTGATATCGATCCCCCGCCGCTGCGCTGCCATCTGGGCGCGCTGGTCTGGACTCTTGCCGGTGTGGAAGTCGTGGGTACCCGCTGAATCGAGCTCTACCAGCTGCTCGATCCCCTCCTCGCGCAGGCGTTGGCGCAGCACACCCTCCGCCGTTGGCGATCGACAGATATTGCCCATGCAGACGAGCAGCACACGCAGTTTGTCCTCGGACATAACACCATTTCCTTATCGGGTTGATTGCAGCCGCCGGGCTACCGCCTCGAGATCGGCCGGCGTATCGACACCCGGCCCCGGGCGCTGGTCGGTGGCGGCCACCTGGATCGCGAAACCGTGCCATAGCGCTCGCAACTGTTCCAGAGACTCCAGCCGCTCTGGCGGAGCCGGCTCGAGCCCCGGGAAACGGCGAAGGAAGGCGGCCCGGTAGGCGTAGAGTCCTAGGTGGCGGAGCCAGCCCCCCGCAGCGACGGCGCCATCATCGATCCCGTCGAAGCGGTCCCGGTCCCAGGGGACCGGCGCGCGGCTGAAGTAGAGGGCGTGGTCACGGTGATCGCGCACTACCTTGACGACCGACGGTTCGAAGAGCTCGTCCGCGGCGGTGACCGGGGTCGCCAGAGTGGCAATGGCCGCGTCCGGATCCGTATCGAGCCGCTCGGCCACCAGTGCGACCAGCTCCGGGGGCATCAGCGGCTCGTCGCCTTGCAGGTTCACCACGATAGCCTCGTCAACCAATGCCAGACGATCGACCACCTCGGCGATGCGATCGGTCCCCGTGGGATGGTCGGGGGCGGTCAGCAAGACCTCCGCCCCGAAATCGCGACAGGCCGACTCGATCCGCGCGTCGTCGGTCGCCACGACCACCCGGGCGGCGCCGCTCTCTACCGCGCGCCGGTAGACGTGCTGGACCACCGGCTCGCCGAGCAGATCGGCCAGCGGCTTGCCCGGCAGCCGCGAGGCTCCGTACCGCGCCGGGATGACCACAGTGAATGCCGGCGTGCTCATACCCGGCCCTCCCGGGCGTGCAGCCGAGTCAGCAGCCCGGACACCGCGGCAGTCAACTCGCATCCCGGTTCCAACTCGACAGGCAGGTACCAGAGCCGGTCCGCCTGCGGGAGATCACGGCACTTCACCGCATCCTTCTCGGTCATGATGATCGGTCGCTCGTCAGCGAAGGAAAGATCCTGGGAGGAATAGGCGTGATGATCCGGGAAAACGTGGCGTTCCGCCACACCGATCCCGACCTCCTGCAGGGAGGCAAAGAACCGCTCGGGATGACCGATGCCGGCGACGGCGTGGGCTTCCCCGCCCGGCCAGGGCCGCTGGCTCCCGTCTACGGCCCGCGGTGCGCCCGGTTGCAGATGGAATACACAATCCCCTTCCGGGACCGCGTCCCCATTGACGGCGACGATATCCACGCCAGCCAGGCGCCCGATCGGCTCACGCAGTGGCCCGGCTGGCAGCAGTCGCCGATTGCCCAATCGTCGATGCGCGTCGAGGACCACGATCTCCGCGTCCCGGCGCATCCGGTAGTGCTGCAAGCCGTCGTCACTGACCACCACGTCGCAGCCGGCCTGGTAGGCAGCCTGGACGGTGGCCGGACGATCACTGCCGACGAACACCGGCACAGCGCAGCGCCGGGCGAGCAGGAGCGGTTCATCCCCCGAGTCGGCCGGATCCGAGTCGGCGGTCACCGCCACCGGCCCCTTCCCCGCCCGGCCGCCGTAGCCACGGGCGACGATGGCTGGGTGCCACCCGTATTCACGCAGCTGGGTGACCAGCCACGCCACCAGGGGGGTCTTGCCGGTGCCGCCCACAAAAAGGTTGCCGACGACGATCACCGGCACCGGGGACGCCGGACGGTGCAACCAGCCGCGCTGATAAAGCCCCCGGCGCAGCACTACGCCCGCCCCGTAGAGGGCCGCGAGCGGGGCGAGCGCCCGCGCCGGCAGACCATCCTCAAGCCAGAACCCCGGGACTGACACCCGCCTACCCCTCCGACTGCGGCTCGGACCGGTCTTCGAACTGCATGCGGTAGAGGCCAGCGTAGCGCCCTCCCCGATCCAGCAGTTCGCGGTGCGTCCCGCGCTCGAGGATACGGCCGCCGTCCAGGAACAGGATCTGATCGGCGTTCTCCACGGTAGAGAGCCGGTGAGCGATCACGAAGCTGGTTCGCCCCTCCATCAGGCGTTCCAGCGCCCCCTGGATGTGCCGCTCGGACTCCGTATCCAGTGCCGAGGTCGCCTCATCCAGGATCAGGATCGGCGCATCCTTGAGCACCGCCCGGGCGATGGCGATGCGCTGACGTTGCCCGCCAGAGAGCAACACGCCGTCCTCGCCCACCTCGGTCTCGAAGCCCTGGGGCAAGGCCTCGATAAAGCCCGTGGCGTTGGCCGCGTCTGCCGCCGCTCGGACCTGCTCATCGCTCACCGGACCCTGCGCGCCGAAACGGATGTTCTCCGCCACCGAGGCGTTAAACAGCATTACATTCTGCCCCACCATGGAGAATTGCCGGCGCAGGTCGGCGAGGCGGTACGCCTGCAACGGAACCCCGTCGAGGCGGATCTCGCCCTCGGTCGGCTCATAGAAGCGCGGCAGCAGGTTGACCAATGTCGTCTTACCACTGCCCGAGGGGCCCACCAGCGCCACCGTCTCGCCGGCCCGCACGTCCAGGTCGATCCCGCACAGGACCTCGCGGTCGCCACCGTACGAGAAACGCAGGCCTTCGAACTCGACGCGCCCCTCGGCCCGAGTGATGGTCCGGGAGCCGTGATCCGGCTCTTGCGGGGCATCGACGACATCGAAGATGCTCTGCGCCGCGGTCAGCCCCTTCTGGATCGTGGCGTTGACCGCGACCAGGGATTTGAGCGGCGGATTCAGCAGCAGAATGGCCCCGGCGAACGAAACGAAGGTACCGACGGTAATGGTCTCGACCACCGCATCGACGGTGACCAGGTAGATCACCACTGCCAGGGCAATGCCGGCCACCAGGCGGATCAGCGGCACCGAGGCGTACTTGGTGGCCATGAACTTCATGAACTGCTTGCGATTGCGCTCGTTGACGCGCTCGAATCGCTGCCGCTCGCGATCCGCCTGCCCGAACGCCTTGACCACCTGGTAGCCGTGGACACTCTCCTCAGCCACACTGCCGACCCCGCCCACCGCGTGGTGGATGCGCTTGCTGATCTTGCGGAAACGCTTGGTGATGTAGGCGATGATCCCGCCCACGACCGGCAGGACCCCGAGCACGATCAGCATCAGCCACGGCGAGAGGTAGGTCATATAGCCGAGCAGGAAGACCACCCGCGCGCCGTCCTGGATCAGGCTTAGAACCGCCCGCGTTACCGCACCGGCCACCTGCTCCGCTTCGTAGGTGAGCTTGGAGACCAGCCGTCCCGAGGACTGCTGATCAAAGACCCAGTTGGGCATGACCAGCAGCCGATCGTGGACATCGAGCCGCAGCCGCTTGACCAGCTGCCGACCGATCCAGGTCATCAGGTAATGCGAGGTGAAGTGGGCAATCCCCTGGAAAACGATGAAGACGATCAGCAATAGGGCATAGAAGCGGATCGTGGCCGCATCCTGCTCCACGAAGCCGTCATCGAGCAGTGGCCGGATCAACGCCACCACGCCGGTCTGCGTGCCAGCCAGCGCCAGCATCGCGAGGATCGCCACCACCCCCACCTTCCAGTGCGGCAGGACGTACCCGATAAACAGCCGGCGGAACGTCGGCCAGGTTCTGCGGTCCTGTTTGAGCGCCTGTGCGCCATCCGGTAAGGGCTGGCCGGGAGCCTGTGCTTGCGTACTCAAACCGTCTCCCTAAAGGTCGTCGGATCGGGTGGTGGCGATCGAAACGCGGTCGATGCCGACTCGGCCGGCGCCATCGAGGGCGCGAACCACCGCGCGATGCGGGGCATCGGCGTCGGCGCGCACGACGATACCGGCGACTTCGCCGGCCTCTAGGGCCTCCTCCAGCGCCCGGACCAGGGTGTTCATCTCCCGATTTACCAGCGGATTGCCGTCAACGAAATACTCGCCTTCGGCACTGATGCCGATCTCGAGCAGCTGAGGCTGGGCCTCTTCGGTCTCCTGCTCGGCCTCGGGCAGCGTGATATCGAGGCCGACCTGATCGACGAACGTCGTGGTCACCATGAAGAAGATCAGCAACAGGAAGACGACGTCGATCAACGGCGTCAGATTGAGCTCCGGTTCGTCCCGGCGTTGCCGGCGCCGCAGGTTCAAGCGGCCCCCCGGGCTCGCTGTACCGGACGCTCAGGATCGCTGGCCTCGAGCAGAAGCATCGCCTCCTGCTCCATTTCGACTACCCGTTCGTCGACCAGGCCGCGCA encodes the following:
- the kdsB gene encoding 3-deoxy-manno-octulosonate cytidylyltransferase, giving the protein MSTPAFTVVIPARYGASRLPGKPLADLLGEPVVQHVYRRAVESGAARVVVATDDARIESACRDFGAEVLLTAPDHPTGTDRIAEVVDRLALVDEAIVVNLQGDEPLMPPELVALVAERLDTDPDAAIATLATPVTAADELFEPSVVKVVRDHRDHALYFSRAPVPWDRDRFDGIDDGAVAAGGWLRHLGLYAYRAAFLRRFPGLEPAPPERLESLEQLRALWHGFAIQVAATDQRPGPGVDTPADLEAVARRLQSTR
- the lpxK gene encoding tetraacyldisaccharide 4'-kinase; this encodes MSVPGFWLEDGLPARALAPLAALYGAGVVLRRGLYQRGWLHRPASPVPVIVVGNLFVGGTGKTPLVAWLVTQLREYGWHPAIVARGYGGRAGKGPVAVTADSDPADSGDEPLLLARRCAVPVFVGSDRPATVQAAYQAGCDVVVSDDGLQHYRMRRDAEIVVLDAHRRLGNRRLLPAGPLREPIGRLAGVDIVAVNGDAVPEGDCVFHLQPGAPRAVDGSQRPWPGGEAHAVAGIGHPERFFASLQEVGIGVAERHVFPDHHAYSSQDLSFADERPIIMTEKDAVKCRDLPQADRLWYLPVELEPGCELTAAVSGLLTRLHAREGRV
- a CDS encoding low molecular weight protein-tyrosine-phosphatase; amino-acid sequence: MSEDKLRVLLVCMGNICRSPTAEGVLRQRLREEGIEQLVELDSAGTHDFHTGKSPDQRAQMAAQRRGIDISDLRARQVERHDFEAYDLILAMDEANLGILQADCPPKHAHKIGLFLDYARDRSEREVPDPYYGGERGFEHVLDLIQEAADGLIAEVRQRQQR
- the msbA gene encoding lipid A export permease/ATP-binding protein MsbA: MSTQAQAPGQPLPDGAQALKQDRRTWPTFRRLFIGYVLPHWKVGVVAILAMLALAGTQTGVVALIRPLLDDGFVEQDAATIRFYALLLIVFIVFQGIAHFTSHYLMTWIGRQLVKRLRLDVHDRLLVMPNWVFDQQSSGRLVSKLTYEAEQVAGAVTRAVLSLIQDGARVVFLLGYMTYLSPWLMLIVLGVLPVVGGIIAYITKRFRKISKRIHHAVGGVGSVAEESVHGYQVVKAFGQADRERQRFERVNERNRKQFMKFMATKYASVPLIRLVAGIALAVVIYLVTVDAVVETITVGTFVSFAGAILLLNPPLKSLVAVNATIQKGLTAAQSIFDVVDAPQEPDHGSRTITRAEGRVEFEGLRFSYGGDREVLCGIDLDVRAGETVALVGPSGSGKTTLVNLLPRFYEPTEGEIRLDGVPLQAYRLADLRRQFSMVGQNVMLFNASVAENIRFGAQGPVSDEQVRAAADAANATGFIEALPQGFETEVGEDGVLLSGGQRQRIAIARAVLKDAPILILDEATSALDTESERHIQGALERLMEGRTSFVIAHRLSTVENADQILFLDGGRILERGTHRELLDRGGRYAGLYRMQFEDRSEPQSEG
- a CDS encoding ExbD/TolR family protein, giving the protein MNLRRRQRRDEPELNLTPLIDVVFLLLIFFMVTTTFVDQVGLDITLPEAEQETEEAQPQLLEIGISAEGEYFVDGNPLVNREMNTLVRALEEALEAGEVAGIVVRADADAPHRAVVRALDGAGRVGIDRVSIATTRSDDL